Proteins from one Syntrophales bacterium genomic window:
- a CDS encoding monovalent cation/H+ antiporter complex subunit F yields the protein MQTFFLYTAVILTIIILMPLYRMYVGPTLFDRILGAGSIGTKTLVLILIIGNIYDRFDMFLDITLAYAILNFLGTLAIAKYLNSARKKEKE from the coding sequence ATGCAGACGTTCTTCCTCTACACAGCTGTTATCCTGACCATCATCATACTGATGCCGCTCTACCGGATGTATGTCGGACCGACGCTCTTCGACAGAATTCTCGGAGCCGGATCCATCGGAACCAAAACGCTGGTCCTGATCTTAATCATCGGCAACATATACGACAGGTTCGACATGTTCCTGGATATTACCCTCGCCTACGCGATCCTGAACTTTCTCGGAACACTCGCGATAGCCAAGTATCTCAACTCTGCGAGAAAAAAGGAGAAGGAATGA
- a CDS encoding Na+/H+ antiporter subunit E → MKNNPHPPKNNAVLLLLMMAFWLVMSGYFDVFHISMGVISVALVFWLDRKLLRERFYPAAEKRPQLRLGYFHFSYFPWMVWQIIQAALHVARVILTPGDPLNMSLVRFRTRLPSNTSRVILANSITLTPGTLTIDLVGDEFLVHALTDQSSEGIINSDMPDRVGKLYDPDGGTMMIDYDVLRADDF, encoded by the coding sequence GTGAAAAACAATCCACATCCACCAAAAAACAATGCCGTTCTGCTGCTTTTGATGATGGCCTTCTGGCTTGTGATGAGCGGCTACTTTGACGTTTTCCACATCTCCATGGGAGTCATCTCCGTCGCCCTGGTCTTCTGGCTTGACCGGAAACTTCTGCGGGAACGGTTTTACCCGGCCGCGGAGAAACGTCCCCAGCTTCGACTGGGATATTTTCATTTCAGCTATTTCCCCTGGATGGTCTGGCAGATCATCCAGGCGGCCCTTCACGTGGCCCGCGTCATACTTACGCCGGGGGATCCCCTGAACATGTCCCTGGTGCGTTTCAGGACAAGACTGCCCTCTAACACGTCGCGGGTCATCCTGGCCAATTCCATTACCCTCACACCGGGAACACTGACGATCGACCTCGTCGGCGACGAGTTCCTGGTCCACGCGCTGACGGATCAGTCGTCGGAAGGAATCATCAACAGCGACATGCCGGACCGCGTGGGCAAACTCTACGATCCCGACGGCGGAACCATGATGATCGACTATGACGTGCTACGGGCGGATGATTTCTGA
- the alaS gene encoding alanine--tRNA ligase translates to MTVLTANEIRQKFLDYFRERDHTVVPSSSLVPREDPSLLFTNSGMVQFKNLFLGQEDRGYTRAVSSQKCVRAGGKHNDLESVGYTARHHTFFEMLGNFSFGDYFKVEAITWSWDFLTRVMGLPAGNLWITIYKDDDEAFGIWHKTVGIPADRIVRLGEKDNFWVMGDTGPCGPCSEILFDQGEALGCNEPSCGIECECGRYLEIWNLVFTQFDRDASGNLTPLPRPNIDTGMGLERLAAAIQGVPTNYDTDLFSDIITAVENLSGKSYGSDGDGDISIRVIADHARALTFLIADGVLPGNEGRGYVLRRILRRAARHGRLLGIDRPFLPDLVPVVIAGMGRVYPELLDKESFLRTVVTNEEQRFMETLDGGLRILNEEIERLGKAGERIIPGAVVFKLYDTFGFPLDLTEEAARSAGLTLDTEGFHAAMEAQRERARRSWQGSGEEAVSETYRRLALSGVSTEFVGYEGNCEASSRVIALLKRGEPVDELLEGDEGEVITERTPFYGEAGGQVGDVGVLEHENARFEVRATRKPLDTLFTHVGVVASGRVRVGETVLLKTERMLRRAIEANHSGTHILQAALVRILGDHVKQSGSLVNADRLRFDFTHFARIDGEELDRVETLANEYIRLNLPVTSEIMSRDDALKTGATAVFDEKYGDVVRLVRMGDLSAELCGGTHVSRTGDIGYMKILSDSSIAAGVRRIEAVTGGEAVRHGRRTEEILKRSAALLKTNPLELTARLEKLLAGQKELERECGVLKGKLAFRDTSGLAEDAEEIGGVPVLAATLEAPDVKTLREMGDRFRDRLGSGVLCLGSVIDGKAMLLCMVTRDLSGRFHAGDIIREIAPLVGGKGGGRPDMAQAGGSDPSGLGDALKRFKEIVAAAGNP, encoded by the coding sequence GTGACAGTGTTGACGGCCAATGAGATCAGGCAGAAGTTTCTGGATTATTTCAGGGAGCGGGATCATACCGTCGTTCCCAGTTCATCCCTCGTCCCCCGGGAGGATCCGTCACTGCTCTTTACCAACTCAGGCATGGTGCAGTTCAAGAATCTTTTCCTGGGGCAGGAGGACCGCGGCTACACCCGGGCGGTCAGTTCACAGAAATGTGTCCGTGCCGGGGGAAAGCACAACGACCTCGAAAGCGTGGGATACACGGCCCGCCATCACACGTTTTTCGAAATGCTGGGCAACTTTTCCTTCGGCGACTATTTCAAGGTCGAGGCCATTACCTGGAGTTGGGATTTTCTCACCCGTGTCATGGGGCTCCCCGCCGGGAACCTCTGGATCACCATTTACAAAGACGATGACGAAGCCTTCGGGATATGGCACAAAACCGTGGGTATTCCCGCGGACCGGATTGTCCGTCTCGGTGAAAAGGACAATTTCTGGGTCATGGGTGATACGGGTCCCTGCGGTCCCTGTTCCGAGATTCTTTTCGACCAGGGCGAAGCCCTGGGGTGCAACGAACCTTCCTGCGGCATCGAGTGCGAATGCGGCCGCTACCTCGAGATATGGAACCTGGTGTTCACCCAGTTCGATCGCGACGCTTCCGGAAACCTGACGCCTCTCCCCAGGCCGAATATCGACACGGGCATGGGGCTCGAACGCCTGGCGGCGGCTATTCAGGGAGTTCCCACCAATTATGACACGGATCTTTTCAGCGACATCATCACCGCCGTTGAAAACCTGTCGGGAAAATCCTACGGGAGCGACGGCGACGGGGACATATCCATTCGCGTTATTGCCGATCACGCCCGGGCACTGACGTTTCTCATAGCCGACGGTGTCCTGCCGGGCAACGAGGGCCGGGGATACGTTCTGCGCCGCATACTCAGGAGGGCCGCCCGGCACGGCAGGCTCCTCGGAATCGACAGGCCCTTTCTCCCGGATCTCGTGCCGGTGGTCATAGCCGGGATGGGCCGGGTGTATCCGGAACTGCTGGACAAGGAATCCTTCCTGCGTACCGTCGTGACCAACGAGGAACAGCGATTCATGGAAACCCTCGACGGGGGACTTCGCATTCTCAACGAGGAAATCGAGCGTCTCGGCAAAGCGGGTGAAAGGATCATCCCCGGTGCCGTGGTGTTCAAACTCTACGACACTTTCGGCTTTCCCCTGGACCTGACGGAAGAAGCGGCCCGATCGGCCGGCCTGACACTCGACACGGAGGGATTCCATGCCGCCATGGAGGCCCAGCGGGAACGGGCCCGCCGGTCCTGGCAGGGGAGCGGTGAAGAGGCCGTTTCCGAAACCTACCGCCGCCTGGCCCTTTCAGGGGTGTCAACGGAATTCGTCGGCTACGAGGGCAACTGCGAGGCATCGTCCCGGGTCATCGCCCTTCTGAAACGGGGAGAACCCGTGGATGAGCTTCTCGAGGGCGACGAGGGGGAAGTCATAACGGAACGGACGCCCTTCTATGGCGAAGCGGGAGGGCAGGTGGGGGATGTGGGTGTCCTGGAGCATGAAAACGCCCGCTTCGAAGTTCGTGCTACCCGGAAACCCCTGGACACCCTCTTCACGCACGTGGGTGTTGTCGCCTCGGGACGCGTACGGGTGGGTGAAACGGTGCTTCTCAAGACCGAAAGGATGCTCCGGCGGGCCATCGAAGCCAACCACTCGGGAACCCACATACTGCAGGCGGCGCTGGTCCGTATTCTCGGAGATCATGTAAAGCAGTCCGGCTCCCTGGTGAACGCCGACCGACTCCGTTTCGACTTTACCCACTTCGCCCGCATCGACGGGGAAGAGCTTGACCGCGTTGAAACCCTGGCGAACGAATACATACGCCTCAATCTTCCCGTCACATCGGAAATCATGAGCCGGGACGATGCCCTGAAAACGGGGGCCACAGCCGTCTTCGACGAGAAATACGGTGACGTTGTGCGCCTGGTTCGAATGGGAGACCTGAGCGCCGAACTCTGCGGCGGTACCCACGTGAGCCGAACAGGGGACATCGGGTATATGAAGATCCTTTCCGACAGCTCCATAGCGGCCGGTGTTCGGCGTATCGAGGCCGTCACCGGTGGAGAAGCGGTCCGCCACGGCCGGAGAACGGAGGAGATACTGAAACGATCGGCGGCGCTCCTGAAGACGAATCCCCTGGAATTGACGGCCCGTCTGGAGAAGCTCCTGGCCGGCCAGAAGGAACTGGAACGGGAGTGCGGCGTCCTTAAGGGAAAGCTTGCCTTCCGGGACACATCAGGCCTGGCTGAAGATGCGGAAGAGATCGGCGGAGTGCCCGTTCTGGCGGCGACGCTGGAGGCTCCCGACGTGAAGACTCTCCGCGAGATGGGCGACCGGTTCAGGGACAGGCTCGGCTCCGGTGTCCTGTGTCTGGGAAGCGTCATCGACGGCAAGGCCATGCTTCTGTGCATGGTTACCAGGGACCTCTCCGGCCGGTTTCACGCCGGTGACATCATCAGGGAGATAGCCCCCCTGGTGGGCGGGAAAGGCGGTGGTCGTCCCGATATGGCCCAGGCGGGAGGATCCGATCCGTCCGGCCTGGGCGACGCGCTGAAGAGATTCAAGGAGATCGTCGCTGCCGCGGGGAACCCATGA
- a CDS encoding recombination regulator RecX yields the protein MSEADRLQGAARTAAYRLLARRSRSIRELTIRLMEKGFPEAVVTAVIDRFRELRYLDDAAVARQWARSYAVNSLWGDRKIQARLLDMGIPEELVQGAVEEARKEVTQREAILKILEKQSPERLTAPAISVKEKQRLIRHLAAKGFPLSVIYDVLDHPVKESDSVDGQ from the coding sequence ATGAGTGAGGCAGACCGTCTTCAGGGGGCCGCCCGGACGGCGGCCTACCGCCTTCTGGCCCGCCGGTCGAGAAGCATCAGGGAACTCACCATCCGGCTGATGGAGAAAGGGTTTCCCGAAGCCGTTGTAACGGCGGTCATCGATCGGTTCCGGGAGCTGCGTTATCTCGACGATGCCGCCGTGGCCCGCCAGTGGGCCCGCAGTTACGCCGTCAACAGTCTCTGGGGAGACCGGAAAATACAGGCCAGGCTTCTGGACATGGGCATTCCCGAAGAGCTTGTGCAGGGGGCCGTGGAAGAGGCGAGGAAAGAAGTAACCCAGCGTGAAGCCATACTGAAAATACTGGAAAAACAAAGCCCTGAACGATTGACAGCACCTGCAATTTCCGTTAAGGAGAAGCAGCGATTAATCAGGCACCTGGCGGCGAAGGGGTTTCCGCTGTCCGTTATTTACGATGTGCTGGACCACCCGGTCAAGGAGAGTGACAGTGTTGACGGCCAATGA
- a CDS encoding phosphatidylglycerophosphatase A, whose product MKRDPMGVTFIKIAATGLGVGMSPVAPGTLGTIVGIPLYLVFSVLPPPLCFLCVLVFIFFAVHVSAEAERLFRERDSSKIVIDEIAGYLVVMMFVPPSVFTVVAGFLLFRFFDILKPFPIRIIEKRLPGGFGVVGDDVAAGIYGAVILNILIRLI is encoded by the coding sequence GTGAAACGTGATCCAATGGGAGTGACCTTTATAAAAATTGCGGCCACGGGCCTCGGCGTCGGCATGTCGCCCGTTGCTCCCGGAACCCTGGGAACGATCGTCGGAATACCGCTGTATCTCGTCTTTTCCGTCCTTCCTCCGCCCCTCTGTTTTCTCTGCGTTCTGGTCTTCATATTCTTTGCCGTCCACGTGTCGGCCGAGGCGGAGCGGCTGTTCCGGGAACGTGATTCCTCGAAGATCGTCATCGATGAGATCGCCGGGTACCTGGTTGTCATGATGTTCGTGCCGCCCTCGGTGTTCACCGTCGTTGCGGGTTTTCTTTTATTCCGGTTCTTCGATATATTGAAACCCTTTCCGATCAGGATCATCGAGAAGCGACTTCCCGGAGGGTTCGGGGTAGTCGGCGATGACGTGGCGGCGGGAATTTACGGGGCCGTGATTCTGAACATCCTGATACGGCTGATCTGA
- a CDS encoding ATP synthase subunit C yields the protein MANSTVRGASVAILVCIGMMVCPDLLWATESVGGTTWLGPAYMSAAVAVGLACIGSGFAVGKIGSAGMGAISEKPEMMGRVLVFVGLAEGIAIYGLIISIMILNKL from the coding sequence ATGGCGAACAGCACGGTAAGAGGGGCGTCGGTGGCGATTCTCGTTTGTATCGGTATGATGGTATGTCCCGATCTGCTCTGGGCGACGGAATCGGTCGGGGGTACGACATGGCTCGGGCCCGCGTACATGTCGGCGGCTGTGGCCGTCGGCCTGGCCTGTATCGGAAGCGGCTTCGCCGTCGGAAAGATAGGATCGGCAGGCATGGGTGCCATCAGTGAAAAACCGGAAATGATGGGGCGGGTCCTTGTCTTCGTGGGTCTTGCCGAGGGTATCGCCATTTACGGCCTGATTATCTCCATCATGATCCTGAACAAGCTGTAA
- the thpR gene encoding RNA 2',3'-cyclic phosphodiesterase yields MNRQSMRMFIAVELPGPVVDYLEMVQNRLKGRLGGVRWVAPSSIHLTLKFLGDTDSGLLEILSRAVRKHTDSQKTITLSLAEVGVFPDVTRPRTIWVGLGGDTAVLSGLRKRIESELDALGCRKEKRSFKPHVTLGRVTSVMEAVPGLKEAMDLQKTGEEPSFTVRGLTLFRSDLHPRGARYTPLERYPFGDEI; encoded by the coding sequence ATGAATAGACAGAGCATGCGGATGTTCATCGCCGTTGAGCTTCCCGGACCCGTCGTCGATTACCTCGAAATGGTTCAGAACCGGTTGAAAGGAAGGCTCGGCGGCGTTCGGTGGGTCGCTCCCTCTTCGATTCACCTGACTCTGAAATTTCTTGGCGATACCGATTCCGGACTACTCGAGATCCTGTCCCGGGCCGTGAGAAAACACACGGATTCTCAAAAGACAATCACCCTCTCCCTGGCGGAAGTGGGAGTATTCCCGGACGTGACCAGGCCCAGGACCATCTGGGTCGGTCTCGGCGGGGACACAGCGGTCCTTTCCGGGCTCCGGAAACGCATCGAATCGGAGCTTGACGCACTCGGCTGCAGGAAGGAAAAACGGTCCTTCAAGCCCCATGTGACCCTGGGACGCGTCACATCAGTCATGGAGGCGGTCCCGGGACTGAAGGAAGCCATGGACCTGCAGAAAACGGGGGAAGAGCCCTCCTTTACCGTACGCGGGCTGACACTGTTCAGAAGTGACCTGCACCCCCGGGGCGCTCGGTACACCCCTCTGGAACGGTACCCCTTCGGAGATGAAATATGA
- a CDS encoding competence/damage-inducible protein A: MKAGLLIIGDELTGGSIPDVNSSFIAGELDLSGWDVSTILLTGDDPEAIANGLEYLLSRSDAVIVSGGLGPTADDITTAAIAAAFNLPLDENREILARLKERFSSFGIPWTENNAKQAWFPRGAGIIENPAGTAPGFYLKREDKAVIVVPGVPREVRQMVPRGVLPLLERDFPVTGGEKARKTIRIFGLSESRVDEIIAGMGPFPGVTLGFYPRFPENHLVLLARGRGRNEAVARLDEAARRIHEALGPYIYGLDDETLEGVVARILTERALTLSVAESFTGGLITDRLTDIPGSSLFLERGVVAYSNESKVHLLGVPPDVIQRHGAVSRETARLMARGIRASAGTDLGLSTTGIAGPSGGSAEKPLGTVYIALADRQRVVCRKARIRRGRRDIKKIGSSMALEMVHKYLTGTQVCDE, from the coding sequence ATGAAAGCGGGATTGCTTATTATAGGGGATGAACTGACGGGAGGGTCGATCCCGGACGTCAATTCTTCCTTCATCGCGGGAGAGCTTGACCTCTCCGGGTGGGATGTTTCGACGATTCTTCTGACGGGTGATGACCCCGAAGCGATAGCGAACGGCCTGGAATATCTGCTTTCCCGGTCCGATGCCGTCATCGTTTCCGGCGGCCTCGGACCGACGGCGGATGACATAACAACCGCCGCCATCGCGGCCGCATTCAACCTTCCCCTCGATGAGAATCGGGAAATCCTGGCGCGCCTGAAAGAACGCTTCAGTTCTTTCGGTATCCCCTGGACGGAAAACAACGCCAAACAGGCGTGGTTTCCCCGGGGAGCGGGAATTATCGAGAATCCCGCGGGCACGGCTCCGGGTTTTTACCTTAAACGGGAGGACAAGGCGGTGATTGTGGTTCCCGGTGTCCCCCGGGAGGTCCGACAGATGGTTCCCCGGGGCGTGCTGCCGCTCCTGGAGCGTGATTTTCCCGTGACCGGGGGGGAAAAGGCCCGAAAGACGATTCGAATCTTCGGGCTTTCAGAATCCCGGGTGGATGAAATAATAGCCGGTATGGGCCCTTTCCCCGGTGTTACCTTAGGGTTCTATCCCCGTTTTCCGGAAAACCACCTGGTACTCCTGGCCCGGGGTCGGGGCAGGAACGAGGCGGTCGCCCGTCTGGATGAAGCGGCAAGGCGGATTCATGAAGCGCTCGGTCCTTATATCTACGGTCTCGATGACGAAACACTGGAAGGTGTCGTCGCCCGGATTCTCACTGAACGGGCTCTCACCCTGTCCGTCGCCGAATCCTTCACCGGCGGGCTCATAACGGATCGTCTCACCGACATTCCCGGCAGTTCCCTCTTTCTGGAACGAGGGGTCGTCGCCTACAGCAATGAGTCGAAGGTGCATCTTCTGGGTGTGCCTCCGGACGTTATCCAACGGCATGGTGCCGTGTCCCGCGAAACGGCCCGGCTGATGGCCCGGGGGATACGGGCCTCGGCAGGAACGGACCTGGGGCTGTCAACCACGGGGATTGCCGGCCCATCGGGAGGAAGCGCGGAAAAACCCCTGGGGACGGTCTATATCGCCCTTGCCGACAGACAACGTGTCGTCTGCCGGAAGGCGCGGATTCGCCGGGGGCGGCGGGACATAAAGAAAATCGGTTCCAGCATGGCGCTGGAGATGGTACACAAATACTTGACAGGAACGCAAGTCTGTGATGAATAG
- the recA gene encoding recombinase RecA — protein sequence MAVHSERGKAVDLAISQIEKQFGKGSIMRLGSGDVVSDVPAIPTGALSLDLALGVGGIPRGRVIEIFGPESGGKTTLALHVIAEAQKEGGLAAFIDAEHALDVTYARRIGVNTDDLLISQPDSGEQALEIAEVLVRSGALDVLVVDSVAALVPRSELEGDMGDAQMGLQARLMSQALRKLTGSISRSKTTVIFINQLRMKIGTFFGNPETTTGGNALKFYASMRLDIRRTTSIKIGQDQVGNRTRVKIVKNKVAPPFREAEFDIIFGTGISREGDLLDLAGDNGIVEKSGAWYSFGGERIGQGRENAKNFLKENPDIAEAIEANLRKKFPVLARKSGETAASGEE from the coding sequence ATGGCGGTACATTCGGAACGGGGAAAAGCGGTAGACCTTGCGATTTCGCAGATAGAAAAGCAGTTCGGGAAGGGATCCATCATGCGGCTCGGGAGCGGTGACGTTGTTTCCGACGTTCCCGCCATTCCCACGGGGGCCCTCAGCCTGGATCTCGCCCTCGGCGTGGGGGGCATTCCCCGCGGGCGGGTTATCGAGATCTTCGGCCCCGAATCGGGGGGCAAGACAACCCTGGCCCTCCATGTTATCGCGGAAGCCCAGAAAGAGGGAGGACTTGCCGCGTTCATCGACGCGGAGCACGCCCTCGACGTGACCTACGCCCGAAGAATCGGTGTCAACACCGACGACCTGCTCATCTCCCAGCCTGATTCGGGCGAGCAGGCCCTGGAAATCGCCGAAGTCCTCGTTCGAAGCGGGGCACTGGACGTCCTGGTGGTGGACTCCGTCGCGGCCCTGGTCCCCCGTTCCGAGCTTGAAGGGGACATGGGAGACGCCCAGATGGGACTTCAGGCCCGCCTCATGTCACAGGCCTTAAGAAAACTCACCGGCAGTATCAGTCGTTCAAAGACAACGGTCATTTTCATCAACCAGCTCAGAATGAAAATAGGCACTTTCTTCGGCAACCCCGAGACCACGACAGGCGGGAACGCCCTCAAGTTCTACGCTTCCATGCGCCTCGACATTCGCAGAACAACATCCATCAAGATAGGTCAGGATCAGGTCGGCAACAGAACCAGGGTGAAGATCGTGAAGAACAAGGTGGCACCGCCCTTCAGGGAGGCCGAGTTCGACATCATTTTCGGCACCGGCATTTCCCGTGAGGGTGACCTGCTCGACCTGGCCGGCGACAACGGCATTGTTGAAAAATCGGGGGCATGGTATTCCTTCGGCGGGGAACGTATCGGGCAGGGAAGAGAAAACGCGAAAAACTTCCTCAAAGAAAATCCCGACATAGCGGAGGCCATCGAAGCGAATCTTCGGAAAAAATTCCCTGTTCTGGCAAGAAAAAGTGGTGAAACCGCCGCTTCCGGTGAGGAATGA
- a CDS encoding V-type ATP synthase subunit F — protein sequence MSRIYLIGDIHTVSAFRLAGIIGVVCDEETAESRFDDIVSRGDASILAVTNDLARGLQARISAMAMTGALPVVVEIPGIDDEEGFSASALDYITEALGIAL from the coding sequence ATGAGCAGAATCTATCTGATCGGTGACATTCATACGGTAAGCGCCTTTCGCCTCGCCGGAATAATCGGAGTGGTGTGCGATGAGGAGACAGCGGAAAGCAGGTTCGATGATATTGTTTCGCGGGGCGACGCGAGCATCCTGGCTGTTACCAACGACCTGGCCCGGGGACTTCAGGCCAGAATCAGCGCAATGGCCATGACGGGCGCCCTGCCTGTGGTCGTTGAGATACCCGGTATCGACGATGAAGAAGGATTCAGCGCCTCGGCCCTGGACTACATCACCGAGGCGCTCGGTATCGCCCTGTAA
- a CDS encoding V-type ATPase subunit, translating to MKNYADKEYLHTRIYAMRGRLLRLRDYNALLREQEGLVEKTAEAHRMTISGKEALFREQIRDVLNLAEATAYHAPLFMAFLRRYEARNLKLLLAKAFDRSVAEQWYDIGRFAILDRGLLDEKLTPKTIERMLTDTWLDGLFRGSVNYDHLLIRLDRLTLARMLDCAAFLDRDDAAFLREIIFMRAAVSMTAWKWRLTINYGWEYGRATAYGNIANDLMEDGPARFIVTVERQLDRDLEELKKQTGSEPGAQDIEHHLEQYYYRWIRHVFYRDFHSICCVAAYLWLLGRQIQNMFVIFEGLRFRLPHEDILERIISET from the coding sequence ATGAAAAATTACGCCGACAAGGAATATCTTCACACGAGAATCTATGCCATGCGCGGCAGGCTTCTTCGCCTCAGGGACTACAACGCGTTACTGCGGGAGCAGGAAGGCCTTGTGGAAAAAACCGCCGAAGCCCACCGGATGACGATCTCCGGTAAAGAAGCCCTCTTCAGGGAGCAGATCCGGGACGTCCTTAACCTTGCCGAGGCGACGGCCTACCATGCTCCTCTGTTTATGGCCTTTTTGCGGCGCTACGAAGCCCGGAACCTGAAACTGCTTCTGGCGAAGGCCTTTGACAGGAGCGTAGCGGAGCAATGGTACGATATCGGCCGTTTCGCCATCCTTGACCGCGGCCTTCTGGACGAAAAACTTACCCCGAAGACCATCGAACGCATGCTTACCGACACCTGGCTTGACGGTCTCTTTAGGGGATCGGTGAACTACGATCACCTCCTGATCCGCCTTGACCGGCTTACGCTGGCCCGTATGCTGGATTGCGCCGCCTTTCTCGATCGCGATGACGCCGCCTTTCTGCGCGAAATCATCTTCATGCGGGCCGCCGTGTCCATGACCGCCTGGAAGTGGCGGCTTACCATCAATTACGGGTGGGAGTACGGCAGGGCCACGGCCTACGGGAACATCGCGAACGATCTCATGGAGGACGGCCCGGCACGCTTTATCGTCACCGTGGAGCGTCAGCTGGACAGAGACCTGGAAGAACTGAAGAAGCAGACCGGATCGGAACCGGGCGCGCAGGACATAGAACACCACCTGGAACAGTATTATTACCGCTGGATCCGACACGTCTTCTACCGCGATTTTCATTCCATCTGCTGTGTCGCGGCCTACCTGTGGCTTTTGGGCCGCCAGATTCAGAACATGTTCGTCATCTTCGAGGGGCTTCGGTTCCGGTTGCCTCACGAGGACATACTTGAGAGGATCATCAGCGAAACCTGA
- the mnhG gene encoding monovalent cation/H(+) antiporter subunit G: MIEIQIILAAACIIMGAFFLFVGSLGIIKFPDFYSRAHAVSVGDTLGIILVLGGLMIYEGFSLNSGKLFIAILFVAHATPTGSHAIARAAYRGGLKPWFGPAGGDEKK; this comes from the coding sequence ATGATCGAGATTCAAATCATACTGGCAGCGGCGTGCATCATTATGGGCGCCTTCTTTCTCTTCGTGGGAAGCCTGGGCATCATCAAGTTTCCCGATTTCTACTCCCGGGCCCACGCGGTCAGCGTGGGTGATACCCTGGGAATCATTCTTGTACTTGGGGGGCTGATGATCTACGAGGGCTTCTCGCTGAACAGCGGCAAACTGTTCATTGCCATTCTTTTCGTGGCTCACGCGACCCCCACGGGATCCCATGCCATAGCACGGGCCGCCTACAGGGGAGGACTCAAACCGTGGTTCGGCCCTGCCGGGGGGGATGAAAAAAAATAA